Proteins from a single region of Scleropages formosus chromosome 24, fSclFor1.1, whole genome shotgun sequence:
- the myofl gene encoding myoferlin isoform X3, with translation MLRVRVESAKGLPKKKIGSPDPITSIVFKDEKKKTKAINNEVNPVWNETLEFDLKGSPLDSSSTIDVIVKDYETIGKDKPIGSAKVSLKDLASGQVKSFPSRNLPLLNEKNQDIGATINLVIDYEPPANSSPNYSDQQDGDTAATGGDGGDEGDETMPDGGHGGSPGAGEAGASNQRMMRKNRKRQRPLANKPQDFQIRVRIIEARQLPGNNIKPVVKVNVCGQTHRTRIKRGNNPFYDEIFFYNVHMLPSELFDEHISIRVYDSFSLRADSLMGEFKLDVGYIYDEPAHAIMRKWLLLNDPDDASMGAKGYLKVSLFIVGTGDEPPVENRERREDQDDIESNLLLPAGVTLRWVTLTLKVFRAEDIPQMDDAFSQTVKEVFGGEGDRKNLVDPFMEVQFAGKKLRTKIIEKNANPEWNQLLNLQVKFPSVCERLKLIVFDWDRLTRNDVVGTTYLDLTKIASSGGEVEGKTGESEVGFLPAFGPCYINLYGSPREFTGLPDPYDDLNYGKGEGVAYRGRVLVELSTKLDEKVDKNVDNIPNDDILVAQKYQRRRKYCLCAVFHSATMLQETGEPMQFEVSIGNYGNKLDTTCKPLASTTQYSCAVFDGNQYYYLPWANTKPVVVLTSFWEDISHRLGAVNILLYIVERLQSNITSLKTAMLAKVPETRLAEIWLKLINQIIEDLSSLKMPDLEGMQNLTLLDIQIKKLRDSTIVAIREAARYMLENATDVKTTLSDIEDWLERLNQLAEEPQNSMPDVIVWMLRGEKRVAYARIPANKVLYSTYSEQACGQFCGKTQTILMQYPMDKNQGLKVPVQIRVNMWLGLSAHEKKFNSFAEGTFSVFAEMYENQAQVFGKWGTTGLVGRHKFSDVTGKLKLKQEYFLPPSGWEWDKEWFVDPEKGLLTEADAGHFEFTDEVYQNETRFPGGEWKPAAEPYTDVNGEKAPSLAEIECPRGWKWQDDWTVDINRAVDEKGWEYGVTIPPNDKPCSWVSAEKMYHVHRRKRMIRPRKKVADAGAAAEKRDQGDPEGWEYSSLIGWKFHRKERSSDTFRRRRWRRRMAPADRLGASAIFKLEGAVGIDEDAKDSKTDASKMFGANTPTVSCSFDRSYMYHLRVYIYQARSLLAMDKDSFSDPYAHVSFLHMSKTTEIIKSTLNPTWDQTLIFQNLEIYGEPQALAHNPPSIILEFFDSDQVGKDESLGRSMFLPMVKLNPSTAVSPKLLWYPITKKGKDAGEVLLAAEIILKDKGSETELPIIPPKRGENLYMVPQGIRPVVQLTAIEILAWGLRNMKTYQLTPVNSPSLVVECGGEIVQSAVIRNIKKNPNFPGSVLFLKVLLPKEEMYTPPIVLKVIDHRPFGRKPVVGQCTIDSLEEYRCDPYMTQADVAMTSKVALMAAAPPHTIIDMEDRRSLLEAQTDHGLKRATGTAEKEKDTIDWWSKFHASLGEHEKCGPYLKKGYDTLKIYECELENMPEFQGLTDFCNTFKLQRGKNEDDDDDPAVVGEFKGSFRVYPLSDDPNVPAPPRQFRELPDSGPQECVVRIYIIRGLDLQPKDNNGLCDPYIKISLGKKTIEDRDHYCPNTLNPVFGRMFELSCFLPQDKDLKISIYDYDLLSRDEKVGETMIDLENRFLSRFGSYCGVPQTYCVSGVNQWRDQHKPSQILHSVARLKGLSPPVIADNGTTLSFSGREYSLSEFEANQEIHEHMGPPNERIALHVLRTQGMVPEHVETRTLYSTFQPTLSQGKVQMWVDVFPKSLGLPGPPFDISPRKAKKHYLRVVIWNTTDVTLDETSVTGERMSDIYVKGWMTGMEEDKQKTDVHYRSLDGDGNFNWRFVFGFDYLPAEQLCLVSKKEHFWSLDKTEFRIPPKLIIQIWDNDKFSLDDYLGNVELDLLDLIPPAKTSEKCRLEMLENKRGGFPHKNKEATSLFSQKSVKGWWPCVIEQDGKKVLAGKVEMTLEVVNETECDEKPAGKGRDEPNMNPKLDPPKRPETSFFWFTNPCKTMKFIVWRRFKWIFIGLIILILVLLFFGILLYSIPNYISMKIVKP, from the exons GCCTATTGGATCAGCAAAGGTCTCGCTGAAAGATCTTGCAAGTGGACAAGTCAAGTCCTTCCCTTCAAGGAATTTACCTCTcctcaatgaaaaaaatcaggacATTGGA GCCACAATCAATCTGGTCATTGACTATGAACCACCAGCAAACTCTTCACCAAACTACAGTGATCAACAAGACGGTGACACTGCAGCCACTG GAGGGGATGGAGGTGATGAGGGGGATGAAACCATGCCTGATGGAGGCCATGGGGGGTCCCCTGGGGCAGGTGAAGCTGGGGCCTCGAACCAGAGGATGATGCGCAAGAACAGAAAAAGGCAACGGCCTTTAGCGAACAAACCTCAGGATTTTCAG ATCCGTGTCCGAATTATCGAGGCCCGTCAGCTGCCGGGGAACAACATCAAGCCGGTTGTGAAGGTGAACGTCTGTGGACAGACACACAGGACGAGGATCAAGAGAGGAAATAATCCTTTCTATGATGAG attttcttttaCAACGTCCACATGCTGCCATCAGAGCTCTTTGATGAACACATCAGCATTCGG GTGTATGACTCCTTCTCGCTGCGAGCCGACAGCCTCATGGGGGAGTTCAAG CTGGATGTCGGCTACATCTACGATGAACCAG CTCATGCCATCATGCGGAAATGGCTGCTCCTGAATGACCCCGATGACGCCAGCATGGGTGCGAAAGGATACCTCAAAGTCAGCCTGTTTATTGTGGGAACAGGAGACGAACCTCCG GTGGAGAACAGGGAGCGCAGGGAAGACCAGGATGATATCGAAAGCAATTTGCTTTTGCCGGCTGGAGTGACATTGCGATGGGTCACTTTGACCTTGAAAGTGTTCCGGGCCGAGGACATTCCACAGA TGGACGACGCCTTTTCCCAGACTGTCAAGGAAGTTTTTGGTGGGGAAGGTGACAGGAAAAATCTCGTAGATCCATTTATGGAAGTCCAGTTTGCAGGCAAAAAG CTGCGTACCAAAATAATTGAGAAAAATGCAAACCCGGAATGGAACCAGCTGCTCAACCTTCAAGTCAAG TTCCCATCTGTGTGCGAGCGGCTCAAACTCATAGTGTTCGATTG GGATCGGCTGACAAGGAACGACGTGGTTGGAACAACTTATTTAGACCTAACTAAAATAGCGTCCTCTGGTGGTGAGGTTGAAG GTAAAACTGGggagtcagaggtgggatttctACCTGCCTTTGGTCCTTGCTACATTAACTTGTATGGGAGCCCCAGAGAATTCACAGGTCTTCCAGACCCATACGATGATCTCAATTATGGAAAG GGAGAAGGTGTTGCCTACAGAGGAAGAGTTCTGGTTGAACTGTCAACTAAACTTGATGAGAAGGTGGACAAGAATGTGGACAATATTCCAAATGATGACATTTTGGTGGCTCAG AAGTACCAGCGGCGGAGGAAGTACTGCTTGTGTGCAGTGTTCCACAGCGCCACCATGCTGCAGGAGACTGGAGAGCCCATGCAGTTTGAGGTCAGCATTGGCAACTATGGCAACAAGTTGGACACGACCTGCAAACCGCTGGCATCCACCACCCAGTACAGTTGTGCTGTGTTTGACG GTAATCAATACTACTACCTTCCCTGGGCCAACACAAAGCCAGTTGTCGTTCTGACATCTTTTTGGGAGGACATAAGTCATCGTTTAGGTGCCGTGAACATCCTTCTATATATTGTCGAGCGACTG CAATCTAACATCACTTCCTTGAAGACCGCCATGCTGGCGAAGGTCCCAGAAACTCGCCTGGCCGAGATTTGGCTCAAATTGATCAACCAAATCATTGAAGACCTCAGCAG CTTGAAGATGCCGGACCTGGAAGGGATGCAGAACctgacactgctagatattCAGATCAAGAAACTGCGCGATAGCACGATCGTGGCCATTCGGGAGGCGGCTAGGTACATGTTGGAGAACGCAACCGATGTCAAGACCACTCTGTCGGACATTGAGGACTGGCTGGAAAGGCTAAATCAGCTGGCTGAGGAG CCCCAGAACAGCATGCCAGATGTGATCGTCTGGATGCTcagaggagagaagagggtGGCTTATGCAAGAATCCCAGCCAACAAGGTGCTGTACTCCACGTACTCCGAACAAGCCTGTGGGCAGTTCTGCGGCAAGACCCAGACCATCTTGATGCAG TACCCAATGGACAAGAATCAAGGGCTGAAAGTTCCAGTTCAAATCCGAGTCAATATGTGGTTGGGTCTTTCTGCACATGAAAAGAAGTTCAACAGCTTTGCAGAGGGGACGTTCAGTGTTTTCGCGGAAATG TATGAAAACCAAGCACAAGTGTTTGGGAAGTGGGGCACCACTGGACTGGTAGGGCGGCATAAGTTCTCCGATGTGACTGGGAAGCTGAAGCTGAAACAGGAATACTTCCTTCCCCCTAGTGGATGGGAGTGGGACAAAGAGTGGTTTGTGGATCCAGAGAAGGG ACTGCTGACTGAGGCTGATGCGGGGCATTTCGAGTTCACAGACGAGGTCTACCAGAACGAGACCCGCTTCCCTGGAGGGGAATGGAAGCCTGCTGCAGAGCCGTACACGGACGTG AATGGAGAGAAAGCCCCAAGTCTTGCTGAGATTGAGTGCCCCCGTGGCTGGAAATGGCAGGATGATTGGACTGTCGACATAAATAGGGCTGTGGATGAGAAAG GCTGGGAGTACGGGGTCACCATTCCACCAAACGACAAGCCCTGTTCCTGGGTATCGGCAGAGAAGATGTACCACGTTCACCGCCGGAAGAGAATGATCCGGCCGCGTAAGAAGGTTGCAGatgctggagcagcagcagag AAGAGAGACCAAGGTGACCCGGAGGGCTGGGAGTACTCTTCTCTGATAGGGTGGAAGTTTCACCGAAAGGAGCGCTCCTCCGACACGTTCCGCCGCAGacgctggaggaggaggatggcCCCTGCAGACCGCCTTGGAGCATCTGCCATCTTTAAACTGGAAGGGGCAGTG GGAATCGATGAAGACGCCAAAGACTCCAAAACAGATGCTTCGAAGATGTTTGGGGCGAACACTCCCACTGTTTCTTGCTCCTTCGACA GATCCTACATGTACCATCTTAGGGTTTACATTTACCAGGCCAGAAGCCTTCTtgctatggacaaagacagttTTTCAG ATCCATATGCCCATGTGTCCTTCTTGCACATGAGCAAAACTACAGAGATCATCAAATCCACTTTGAACCCAACGTGGGATCAGACCCTCATCTTCCAAAACTTAGAGATCTATGGGGAACCACAGGCTCTTGCTCATAACCCGCCCAGCATCATCCTGGAGTTCTTTGACAGTGACCAAGTG GGTAAAGATGAGTCGTTGGGTCGCAGCATGTTCCTTCCCATGGTGAAGCTGAACCCCAGTACCGCGGTTTCCCCCAAACTGCTCTGGTATCCCATCACCAAGAAGGGCAAGGATGCAGGGGAGGTGCTCCTGGCTGCAGAGATCATTCTGAAGGACAAG GGAAGTGAGACGGAGCTTCCCATTATCCCTCCCAAAAGGGGTGAGAACCTTTATATGGTTCCACAGGGGATCCGGCCTGTGGTGCAGCTCACAGCCATTGAG ATACTGGCCTGGGGTTTACGCAACATGAAGACCTACCAGCTGACGCCGGTCAATTCGCCCAGCCTGGTGGTGGAGTGTGGAGGGGAGATCGTCCAGTCGGCCGTCATCAGGAACATAAAGAAGAACCCCAATTTCCCGGGATCTGTCCTCTTTCTAAAAGTG CTACTTCCCAAGGAGGAGATGTACACGCCTCCCATCGTGCTCAAAGTGATCGACCACAGGCCCTTCGGGAGGAAGCCAGTCGTGGGACAGTGCACCATTGACTCTTTGGAAGAGTACCGCTGTGATCCCTATATGACCCAGGCTGATGTGGCCATGACCTCAAAAG tggcTTTGatggctgctgctcctccgcacaCCATCATCGATATGGAAGACAGGAGGTCGCTGCTTGAAGCCCAG ACGGATCATGGGCTTAAACGTGCTACAGGA ACAGCTGAAAAG GAGAAAGATACTATTGACTGGTGGAGTAAATTCCACGCTTCCCTTGGGGAACATGAGAAGTGTGGCCCATATCTGAAGAAGGGTTATGATACCCTCAAG ATCTACGAGTGTGAACTTGAGAATATGCCCGAGTTCCAGGGACTCACTGACTTCTGTAACACATTCAAACTGCAAAGAGGCAagaatgaagatgatgatgacgatCCAGCAGTAGTTGGGGAGTTCAAG GGCTCATTCAGAGTCTACCCCCTGTCGGACGACCCCAACGTTCCTGCACCTCCAAGGCAGTTCCGAGAACTTCCTGACAGTGGGCCGCAGGAGTGCGTAGTGAGGATCTACATCATCCGAGGACTGGACCTGCAGCCCAAGGACAACAATGGCCTG TGTGACCCTTACATTAAAATCTCCCTGGGAAAGAAGACCATCGAAGACCGCGATCACTACTGTCCCAATACCCTGAACCCAGTGTTTGGAAG AATGTTTGAGCTCTCCTGCTTCCTGCCCCAAGACAAAGATCTCAAAATTTCCATCTACGATTATGATTTGCTGAGTCGTGACGAAAAGGTCGGGGAGACGATGATTGACCTGGAAAACAGATTTCTATCCCGCTTTGGTTCCTACTGTGGAGTACCGCAGACGTACTGTGT TTCTGGGGTAAATCAGTGGCGAGACCAGCACAAACCATCCCAGATCCTGCACAGCGTAGCCCGTCTGAAAGGCCTTTCTCCGCCAGTCATCGCAGACAATGGAACCACTCTGTCGTTCAGTGGACGGGAGTACAGCCTTTCTGAATTTG AGGCTAACCAGGAGATCCATGAGCACATGGGCCCGCCCAACGAGAGGATCGCACTGCATGTTCTCAGAACGCAGGGCATGGTGCCAGAGCATGTTGAGACCAGGACTCTGTACAGCACCTTCCAACCCACGCTCTCTCAG GGGAAGGTACAAATGTGGGTTGACGTATTCCCCAAGAGTCTCGGCCTTCCTGGACCTCCATTTGATATCTCGCCACGCAAAGCAAAGAA GCACTACTTGCGTGTTGTTATTTGGAACACTACAGATGTCACATTGGATGAAACCAGCGTCACAGGGGAGCGCATGAGTGATATCTACGTCAAAGG CTGGATGACAGGCATGGAGGAGGACAAGCAGAAGACTGATGTCCATTACAGGTCCCTGGATGGAGATGGCAATTTCAATTGGAGATTTGTCTTTGGGTTTGACTACCTGCCTGCTGAGCAACTGTGCCTTGTTTCCAAAAAA GAGCACTTTTGGAGTCTTGACAAAACAGAGTTCAGGATCCCGCCCAAGTTGATCATCCAAATATGGGACAATGACAAATTCTCGTTGGATGACTATTTGG GCAATGTAGAACTGGACCTGTTGGACCTGATCCCACCAGCCAAAACGTCGGAGAAGTGCCGCTTAGAGatgctggagaacaagagggGTGGCTTTCCTCACAAAAACAAGGAAGCCACCTCTCTGTTCTCCCAGAAGTCCGTCAAGGGCTGGTGGCCGTGCGTCATTGAGCAGGATGGGAAAAAAGTGCTTGCT GGGAAGGTAGAAATGACCCTGGAAGTAGTGAATGAGACTGAGTGTGACGAGAAACCTGCTGGGAAAGGCAGGGATGAACCCAACATGAACCCAAAGCTGGACCCTCCAAA GCGCCCAGAAACATCTTTCTTCTGGTTCACAAATCCATGCAAGACCATGAAATTCATTGTGTGGCGCAGATTCAAGTGGATCTTCATTGGCCTCATCATTCTCATACTCGTGCTGCTCTTTTTTGGCATCCTCCTGTACTCGATACCG AACTATATTTCAATGAAAATTGTGAAACCGTGA